Proteins encoded together in one Quercus lobata isolate SW786 chromosome 3, ValleyOak3.0 Primary Assembly, whole genome shotgun sequence window:
- the LOC115981658 gene encoding receptor protein kinase TMK1-like, which yields MAKTQKGGGYVVMRVFSFFVVFVLCGNVVVVYSDDAAVMKSFRASIKNPGSLGWTATSPCEWDNVKCDGSNRITKIQIKNMNLQGTLPKELQNLTALSDFEVQGNQFSGDFPSLAGLSSLTQIIAHSNQFSSFPSDFFTGMTSLQSIAIDDNPFEKWAIPESIKEATSLQAFEATNCSVTGNIPDLSSLVSLTTLHLAFNYLEGELPASFSGSGIQELWLNGQQGDTKLNGSIAVLANMTSLTSVWLHGNQFTGPIPDLSKVTGLSDASFRDNSLTGVVPDSFVNLPSLKTVNLTNNLLQGPAPKFPSSVNVDMRGINSFCSDVPGEACDSRVNALLSVVKAFGYPKVFASNWKGNDPCDTWQGIVCLGNGNISVVNFQKMGLSGTISPNFTLLPSIQKLILSGNSLTGTIPSELMKLPNLVELDVSNNRLYGAVPAFRNGVKVNTDGNPDIGKATSSSPSPAPPGSPSSGGGGVSESGETKSKVGVIVGASVGGVVVLLLAGAAVYCWLSKKKKRSGKVQSPHAVVVHPQFSGDQDAVKITVAPSGANGGAYDGFSPGSNGHKDVHVMEAGNMVISIQVLKSVTNNFSEENILGRGGFGTVYKGELHDGTKIAVKRMESGPVGEKGQTEFMSEIAVLTKVRHRHLVALLGYCLDGNERLLVYEYMPQGSLSQHLFHWRDLGLKPLEWTRRLTIALDVARGVEYLHSLAHQSFIHRDLKPSNILLGDDMRAKVSDFGLVRLAPEGKFSVETKLAGTFGYLAPEYAVTGRVTTKVDLYSFGVILMELITGRKALDESQPEESLHLVTWFRRMYLNKDAFQKAVDPTIDIDEESLASINTVAELAGHCTGREPYQRPDMAYVVNVLSSLVELWKPTEPDNEDNYGIDLDMPLPQALKKWQEFEGMSNINESTSSSYLASGDNTQTSIPNRPSGFAESFASSDGR from the exons ATGGCAAAAACCCAGAAGGGTGGAGGTTATGTCGTTATGagggttttctctttcttcgTTGTTTTCGTGCTGTGTGGCAATGTGGTTGTCGTTTACTCCGACGACGCGGCGGTGATGAAAAGTTTTAGAGCGAGCATAAAGAACCCCGGGTCTCTAGGATGGACAGCGACGAGCCCGTGTGAATGGGACAACGTAAAGTGCGACGGATCGAACCGGATCACGAAGATCCAAATCAAGAACATGAATCTCCAAGGCACACTGCCGAAGGAGCTTCAGAACCTTACCGCTCTGAGCGATTTTGAGGTGCAAGGAAACCAGTTCTCAGGCGATTTCCCAAGCCTCGCGGGGTTAAGCTCTCTGACTCAAATCATAGCTCACAGCAACCAATTCAGTAGCTTCCCTTCGGATTTCTTCACCGGCATGACCTCGTTGCAGTCCATAGCCATCGACGACAACCCTTTTGAAAAATGGGCCATCCCAGAAAGCATCAAGGAAGCCACTTCACTCCAAGCGTTCGAGGCCACCAACTGTAGCGTCACCGGTAATATCCCAGACTTAAGCTCTTTAGTGTCTTTGACGACTCTGCATTTGGCTTTCAATTACCTAGAAGGTGAATTGCCTGCGAGTTTTTCTGGCTCGGGTATTCAGGAACTTTGGCTAAATGGGCAACAGGGTGATACAAAGCTTAATGGTTCTATTGCTGTTTTAGCTAATATGACTTCCTTGACTAGCGTTTGGTTACATGGGAATCAGTTTACGGGTCCGATACCGGACTTGTCTAAAGTTACTGGGTTGAGTGATGCTAGTTTTAGGGACAATTCATTGACTGGAGTTGTTCCGGACTCTTTTGTGAATCTTCCTAGCCTTAAAACTGTGAATTTGACTAATAATTTGCTTCAAGGGCCGGCCCCTAAGTTTCCTAGTAGTGTGAATGTAGATATGAGAGGGATTAATAGTTTTTGTTCGGATGTGCCCGGTGAAGCTTGTGATTCCCGCGTTAATGCTTTGTTATCGGTTGTGAAAGCTTTTGGGTATCCGAAAGTGTTTGCGAGTAATTGGAAAGGAAATGATCCTTGTGATACTTGGCAGGGGATTGTATGTCTGGGAAATGGCAATATTTCGGTTGTTAATTTTCAGAAGATGGGTCTTTCGGGTACGATTTCTCCCAATTTTACTCTGCTTCCGTCGATTCAAAAATTGATCTTGTCGGGTAATTCTCTGACGGGTACTATACCGAGTGAGCTTATGAAATTGCCTAATCTTGTGGAACTTGATGTTTCGAATAATCGGTTGTATGGGGCTGTACCGGCTTTTCGAAATGGTGTGAAGGTGAACACGGATGGGAATCCTGATATCGGAAAGGCTACAAGTAGTTCCCCTTCACCGGCGCCTCCTGGCTCGCCAtccagtggtggtggtggtgtttcTGAGAGTGGTGAGACAAAATCTAAAGTTGGAGTTATTGTGGGGGCTTCGGTTGGTGGTGTTGTGGTACTGCTGTTAGCTGGGGCTGCGGTTTACTGTTGgttaagtaaaaagaaaaagcgtTCTGGTAAAGTGCAAAGTCCTCATGCAGTGGTAGTACATCCTCAATTCTCTGGGGACCAGGATGCTGTGAAGATTACTGTTGCACCGAGTGGTGCAAATGGTGGTGCATATGATGGTTTCAGTCCCGGAAGTAACGGACACAAAGACGTTCATGTCATGGAGGCTGGGAATATGGTAATTTCCATTCAAGTTTTGAAGAGTGTCACCAACAATTTCAGTGAGGAAAATATATTGGGAAGAGGGGGTTTTGGAACCGTTTACAAGGGGGAATTGCATGATGGGACGAAGATTGCGGTGAAGAGAATGGAATCAGGGCCAGTGGGTGAAAAGGGTCAGACTGAATTCATGTCTGAGATTGCAGTTCTTACAAAGGTTCGACACCGGCATTTAGTTGCACTTCTTGGGTATTGCTTGGATGGAAATGAGAGGCTTCTTGTCTATGAATACATGCCCCAGGGGAGTCTTAGTCAGCATCTATTTCACTGGAGAGACCTGGGGTTGAAACCACTTGAGTGGACACGAAGGCTGACCATTGCCTTGGATGTTGCCAGGGGAGTTGAATATCTGCATAGTTTAGCCCATCAAAGCTTTATCCATAGGGATCTGAAACCATCAAACATTCTTCTTGGAGATGATATGCGGGCTAAAGTGTCAGACTTTGGACTGGTTCGACTTGCTCCAGAAGGAAAATTCTCCGTTGAAACTAAACTAGCTGGAACTTTTGGGTATCTTGCACCAGAATACGCAG TGACCGGACGGGTGACTACCAAGGTTGATTTGTATAGCTTTGGAGTGATTTTGATGGAGCTAATCACAGGTAGAAAGGCACTCGATGAATCCCAACCTGAAGAAAGTTTGCACCTTGTCACGTGGTTCCGCAGAATGTACCTTAACAAGGATGCATTTCAGAAGGCCGTTGACCCAACAATTGATATTGATGAGGAAAGCCTTGCCAGTATTAATACTGTTGCAGAGTTGGCTGGCCACTGCACTGGGAGAGAACCCTACCAGAGGCCCGACATGGCTTATGTAGTGAATGTGCTTTCTTCTCTTGTTGAGCTCTGGAAACCGACTGAACCCGATAATGAGGACAATTATGGTATTGACCTTGATATGCCCTTACCGCAAGCACTCAAGAAGTGGCAGGAATTTGAGGGAATGAGCAATATAAATGAATCCACTTCATCATCATATCTTGCTAGTGGAGACAATACCCAAACCAGCATTCCAAATCGGCCATCTGGTTTTGCAGAATCATTTGCATCATCGGATGGACGTTGA